The following are encoded together in the Flavihumibacter fluvii genome:
- a CDS encoding ligase-associated DNA damage response DEXH box helicase: MNVQDTIGYRIIQKWLSEKGFSPFPFQQETWNSIIHGESGLVNAPTGYGKTYSVFLGALIQFINEHPGDYTTCQKNGLQLLWVTPLRALAKDIGRAMEEVIIETGLQWQVGIRNGDTPTADRQKQKRQMPEVMIITPESLHLLLAQKDYKENMKSLRIIAVDEWHELLGSKRGVQVELAISRLRAIISIHSLSVFAISATIGNLEQARDVLLAPLNKSGKIIRANVHKSMQVTSIFPDEIEKYPWAGHLGIKLVEKIIPIIRESTTTLLFINTRGMTERWYQAILEVAPDLAGAIAIHHGSIEHELRIWVEEALHNATLKVVVCTASLDLGVDFRPVETVIQVGSPKGVARFMQRAGRSGHQPGATSRIYFLPTHSLELVEAAALQQAIDDELIESKTPLLLCFDVLIQYLCTLAVSDGFHGDETYREVTSTYCYREMTGEEWMQIIQFITTGGRALKQYDDYKKVEFIDGKYKISGRRNAMRHRLHIGTIVSDAMLKVKFISGGFIGVIEEYFISKLIPGEVFTLAGRNLELVMIKDMTVLVRKSNAKKTIVPSWMGGRMPLSANLGRLLREQFNQAGATDHSRIELKALQPLFDLQASLSHVPRADELLIEQIETKDGFHLFVFPFEGRLVHEAMAAILAYRISRIQPISFSFAMNDYGFELLSDQPIPVDDTNVYELFSTENLFTDIQRSVNSTEMAKRKFRDIAVIGGLIFQGMPGEQKNARHLQSSASLLFSVFQQYDGDNLLMRQAFQEVFDQQMEEARLRDMLERIQRSRIILRFPEQLTPFCFPVKVDSMREILSSEKLEDRIRKMQLQLSK; the protein is encoded by the coding sequence TTGAATGTTCAGGATACCATAGGATACCGTATCATACAGAAATGGCTAAGCGAAAAAGGATTTTCGCCTTTCCCTTTCCAACAAGAAACCTGGAATTCCATTATTCACGGGGAAAGCGGCCTTGTAAATGCTCCTACAGGGTATGGGAAAACTTATTCAGTTTTCCTAGGTGCGCTGATTCAGTTTATCAATGAACACCCCGGGGATTATACGACATGCCAGAAAAACGGTTTACAATTATTGTGGGTCACCCCATTACGCGCACTCGCCAAAGATATAGGCCGGGCCATGGAAGAAGTGATTATTGAAACAGGGCTTCAATGGCAGGTCGGTATCCGGAATGGCGATACCCCAACAGCAGACCGGCAAAAGCAGAAGCGGCAAATGCCCGAAGTAATGATTATTACCCCGGAAAGCCTGCACCTGCTCCTGGCGCAAAAGGATTACAAAGAAAACATGAAATCCCTGCGAATTATTGCAGTAGATGAGTGGCATGAATTATTAGGCAGTAAACGGGGTGTACAGGTTGAACTGGCTATATCCCGCCTAAGAGCAATAATTTCTATACATTCATTATCTGTATTTGCGATCTCGGCAACAATTGGCAACCTGGAACAGGCCCGGGATGTTTTATTGGCGCCATTAAATAAAAGTGGAAAAATAATCAGGGCCAATGTGCACAAATCTATGCAGGTCACTTCGATCTTTCCCGATGAGATTGAAAAATATCCCTGGGCTGGCCACCTCGGTATTAAACTGGTAGAAAAGATTATTCCCATCATCAGGGAGAGCACAACCACGCTATTGTTCATCAATACGCGCGGCATGACGGAACGGTGGTACCAGGCTATCCTTGAAGTTGCGCCAGACCTTGCAGGAGCGATTGCCATCCACCATGGCAGTATTGAACATGAACTCCGGATCTGGGTTGAAGAAGCCCTGCATAATGCCACATTGAAAGTAGTGGTATGCACGGCGAGCCTGGACCTGGGAGTAGATTTTCGACCAGTCGAAACCGTAATACAGGTTGGTTCACCCAAAGGCGTTGCCCGATTCATGCAGCGTGCGGGAAGAAGTGGCCACCAGCCAGGCGCTACCAGCCGAATATATTTCTTACCTACACACTCACTCGAACTTGTAGAAGCAGCAGCCCTGCAACAGGCCATTGACGATGAGCTCATTGAATCAAAAACACCCCTGCTCTTATGTTTTGATGTATTGATCCAATACTTGTGCACACTTGCGGTTTCAGATGGCTTCCATGGTGATGAGACCTACAGGGAAGTAACATCTACATATTGCTACCGGGAAATGACTGGTGAAGAATGGATGCAGATCATTCAATTCATTACAACAGGCGGAAGAGCATTGAAACAATATGATGATTACAAAAAAGTAGAATTCATTGATGGAAAATATAAAATTTCAGGAAGAAGGAATGCAATGCGCCACCGATTACATATTGGCACTATTGTAAGTGATGCGATGCTGAAAGTGAAATTCATTTCCGGAGGTTTTATTGGAGTGATCGAAGAGTATTTTATTTCAAAACTCATTCCTGGTGAGGTATTCACACTGGCCGGCCGGAACCTTGAACTGGTGATGATTAAAGATATGACAGTGCTTGTCCGTAAATCGAATGCGAAAAAAACAATTGTACCCAGTTGGATGGGCGGTCGTATGCCCTTGTCAGCCAACCTGGGCCGCCTGCTAAGGGAGCAGTTTAATCAAGCTGGTGCAACAGATCATTCCCGGATAGAATTAAAGGCACTGCAACCTTTGTTTGACCTTCAGGCCAGTCTAAGCCATGTACCCAGGGCCGATGAATTACTGATCGAACAGATTGAGACAAAAGATGGTTTCCATTTGTTTGTATTCCCTTTTGAAGGCAGGCTGGTACATGAAGCCATGGCCGCGATCCTGGCCTACCGAATCAGCAGGATCCAACCTATCAGTTTTTCATTTGCCATGAATGATTATGGTTTTGAATTATTAAGTGACCAGCCTATTCCTGTTGATGACACCAATGTATATGAACTTTTCTCAACGGAAAATCTTTTCACTGATATCCAGCGAAGTGTGAACAGCACTGAGATGGCTAAACGAAAATTCAGGGATATTGCGGTTATCGGCGGATTGATCTTCCAGGGCATGCCCGGAGAACAAAAAAACGCCAGGCACCTGCAATCCAGCGCGTCCTTATTATTCAGTGTTTTCCAGCAATATGATGGTGATAACCTGTTGATGCGGCAGGCCTTCCAGGAAGTATTCGACCAGCAGATGGAAGAAGCCAGGTTAAGAGATATGCTTGAACGGATCCAGCGAAGCAGGATTATTTTACGTTTTCCTGAGCAGCTTACGCCATTTTGCTTCCCTGTAAAAGTGGACAGCATGAGAGAGATCCTGTCATCCGAAAAACTGGAAGACAGGATCAGGAAAATGCAATTGCAACTATCAAAATAA
- the pdeM gene encoding ligase-associated DNA damage response endonuclease PdeM — protein sequence MKQALSFTLLDQQLWLSPLKAIYWEETRALILSDLHFGKSGHFRKEGIAVPQDIYKNDLHRLFELVQYFQPLKLIIVGDFFHSAANKEADLFAKWRNDHPELKVELVKGNHDILPADWYKQNLIQVHDKEYVEGPFAFVHEWPGILQGNTNFYFTGHIHPGVLISGTGRQSMRLPCFYFEKEYAILPAFGGFTGLATLSPTRSSRVFAIANEAIITLQ from the coding sequence ATGAAGCAAGCCCTTTCTTTTACCCTGCTCGACCAACAACTCTGGCTTTCCCCCTTAAAAGCCATATACTGGGAGGAAACGAGAGCACTCATCTTGTCTGACCTTCATTTTGGGAAAAGCGGCCATTTCAGAAAAGAAGGAATTGCTGTTCCTCAAGACATCTATAAAAATGACCTGCATCGCCTTTTTGAGCTGGTTCAATATTTTCAACCGCTCAAACTGATCATCGTGGGTGATTTCTTTCATTCTGCTGCAAATAAGGAAGCCGACCTTTTTGCAAAATGGCGTAATGACCACCCTGAACTGAAGGTAGAACTGGTGAAAGGCAACCATGATATCCTGCCTGCAGATTGGTACAAACAAAACCTGATCCAGGTACATGATAAAGAATATGTTGAAGGTCCATTCGCATTTGTACATGAATGGCCGGGAATATTACAGGGCAACACAAATTTTTATTTCACCGGTCATATTCACCCCGGCGTACTAATTAGTGGAACAGGTCGGCAATCCATGCGCCTACCCTGCTTCTATTTTGAAAAGGAATATGCCATACTACCGGCATTTGGTGGATTTACTGGACTGGCCACCCTTTCGCCAACACGCTCATCGCGGGTTTTTGCCATTGCCAACGAAGCAATAATTACGCTGCAATGA
- a CDS encoding histone deacetylase family protein: MSVSPIYIAYDPIYAHPLPAGHRFPMLKYELIPEQLLYEGIISTHEIFSPKPCPEDVILLTHSREYLDKLLHQQLSAKEQRNIGFPQSPALTQRELIITQGTINCCLHALKHGIALNVAGGTHHAFADRGEGFCLLNDFAIAANYLLHQQLSQKILIIDLDVHQGNGTANIFKDEPRVFTFSMHGRHNYPFHKEKSDLDIPLEDGTDSNTYLALLKKHLPQLIEWVQPDFAFYLSGVDVLATDAFGKLKLSRDACMERDLIVFEQLGKYKTPCTVAMGGGYSPDIRDIVAAHVNTFKVAINANS, translated from the coding sequence ATGAGTGTGTCACCCATTTATATCGCGTATGACCCGATCTATGCACATCCGCTTCCGGCCGGACATAGATTCCCTATGTTGAAATATGAGCTTATTCCTGAACAATTACTGTACGAGGGTATCATTTCTACCCATGAAATTTTTTCACCCAAACCCTGCCCCGAAGATGTCATCTTGCTCACTCATTCAAGGGAATATCTCGATAAATTATTACACCAGCAGCTTTCTGCAAAGGAACAGCGTAATATTGGGTTCCCACAATCCCCGGCCCTGACGCAACGGGAATTGATCATCACTCAGGGTACCATTAATTGCTGCCTGCATGCATTAAAACATGGGATTGCTTTAAATGTGGCCGGTGGCACCCACCATGCTTTTGCCGACCGTGGTGAAGGTTTCTGCCTCCTGAATGATTTTGCCATTGCCGCCAATTATTTATTGCACCAACAACTATCCCAAAAGATACTGATCATCGACCTTGATGTTCACCAGGGTAATGGAACTGCAAACATTTTTAAGGATGAACCCCGGGTATTTACTTTCAGTATGCATGGCCGTCACAATTACCCCTTCCACAAAGAAAAATCCGACCTTGATATTCCATTGGAGGATGGAACAGATTCCAACACCTACCTGGCCTTGCTGAAAAAACATTTGCCACAATTAATTGAATGGGTTCAACCTGATTTTGCCTTTTATTTATCTGGCGTAGATGTATTGGCGACTGATGCATTTGGCAAACTGAAACTAAGCCGTGATGCCTGCATGGAACGAGATCTTATTGTATTTGAACAACTAGGGAAATACAAGACCCCCTGTACTGTGGCAATGGGTGGTGGATATTCACCGGATATCCGTGACATAGTTGCAGCCCATGTAAATACTTTTAAGGTGGCGATCAACGCCAATTCCTGA
- a CDS encoding XRE family transcriptional regulator produces MSFAGKNLKYLRKLRGWTQEDFAARIKIKRSLLGAYEEERAEPRLEVLELVSEIFKVSLDELFLKDLGETKGSYIAKRRAQKLAVEPMVIQFVPVKAAAGYLAGFADPEFIDELNTFTLPMLAPGQYRAFEIIGDSMLPTPSGSVIVGEKIDDLEGLKNSNTYIIVSRQEGIVYKRVMKSPKSKQKLTLVSDNPVYQPYQVDANDIVEVWQAQMVITRANQQQRWDVNQLASIVTNLQEQVSTLKKKMN; encoded by the coding sequence ATGTCATTCGCCGGAAAAAACCTCAAATACCTGCGCAAACTACGTGGATGGACACAGGAAGACTTTGCTGCAAGGATCAAGATCAAGCGGTCCTTATTGGGGGCCTACGAAGAAGAAAGGGCTGAACCCAGACTGGAAGTTCTTGAACTGGTCAGTGAAATTTTCAAGGTAAGCCTGGATGAGCTTTTCCTGAAAGACCTTGGTGAAACAAAGGGGAGTTATATTGCTAAAAGAAGGGCGCAAAAACTTGCTGTTGAGCCCATGGTCATCCAGTTTGTACCTGTTAAAGCAGCCGCCGGTTATCTGGCTGGTTTTGCAGATCCGGAATTTATTGATGAGCTGAACACCTTCACGCTGCCGATGCTGGCCCCAGGCCAATACCGCGCCTTTGAAATTATAGGTGATTCTATGTTGCCCACACCCAGCGGTTCAGTGATCGTAGGGGAAAAGATTGATGACCTGGAGGGATTGAAAAACAGTAATACTTATATCATCGTTTCCCGCCAGGAAGGCATTGTATATAAAAGGGTGATGAAGAGTCCTAAATCCAAGCAAAAACTTACCCTTGTAAGTGATAATCCGGTTTACCAGCCTTATCAGGTAGATGCGAATGATATTGTAGAAGTGTGGCAGGCACAGATGGTCATTACCAGGGCCAACCAACAACAACGCTGGGATGTGAACCAATTGGCATCCATTGTAACCAACCTGCAGGAACAGGTGAGTACATTAAAGAAGAAAATGAATTGA
- the surE gene encoding 5'/3'-nucleotidase SurE: MATAKKKKEEPVILITNDDGATAPGIQNLIEAVKDLGKVVVVAPDKPQSGMGHAITIGSPLRLHPIHLYEGIEAYQCSGTPVDCVKLAVDKVLHRKPDICLSGINHGANHSINVIYSGTMSAAVEAAIESIPSIGFSLLDYSIEADFSAARIYARKITQMVLSKKLDKHLVLNVNIPAVPEDQIKGIKICRQAYAKYQEDFLERQDPHGRRYYWLTGEFLNFDKGRDTDVWALHNNYVSVVPVQFDLTNYVLKAKLEKSWKQ; the protein is encoded by the coding sequence ATGGCGACAGCGAAAAAAAAGAAAGAAGAACCCGTCATTTTAATTACCAATGACGATGGCGCAACTGCCCCCGGGATTCAAAACCTCATAGAAGCCGTTAAAGACCTTGGAAAGGTGGTGGTGGTGGCCCCCGACAAACCACAGTCCGGCATGGGACATGCCATCACAATTGGCTCTCCTTTGCGACTCCACCCCATTCATTTGTACGAAGGAATTGAAGCTTACCAATGCTCAGGAACACCAGTAGACTGTGTTAAGCTGGCCGTGGATAAAGTTTTGCACCGAAAACCGGATATCTGCCTGAGCGGCATTAACCATGGTGCCAATCACTCTATTAACGTCATCTATTCCGGCACCATGTCAGCAGCGGTAGAAGCGGCAATAGAATCTATCCCTTCGATTGGTTTTTCATTGCTGGATTACAGCATTGAAGCCGATTTCTCTGCCGCGCGTATCTATGCCCGTAAGATCACCCAGATGGTCTTAAGTAAGAAACTCGACAAACACCTGGTGCTCAACGTCAATATCCCAGCCGTTCCGGAAGACCAGATCAAAGGTATAAAAATATGCCGCCAGGCATATGCCAAATACCAGGAAGATTTCCTCGAACGGCAGGATCCCCATGGCCGGCGATACTACTGGCTGACAGGCGAATTCCTCAATTTCGACAAAGGCCGTGACACCGATGTTTGGGCACTTCATAATAATTATGTTAGTGTTGTCCCTGTACAATTTGATCTCACCAATTACGTTCTTAAGGCCAAACTGGAAAAAAGCTGGAAACAATAA
- the lpxB gene encoding lipid-A-disaccharide synthase: MKYYIIAGEASGDLHGSNLIREIKQRDPAANIRCWGGDLMSAAGGMLVKHYAELAFMGFIEVIANLRTIFRNIDFCKEDITKFQPDAIIFIDYPGFNLRIAKWAKEKNYTTIYYISPQVWAWKENRVKAIKRDIDKMLVILPFELEFYKKWNYPVEYVGHPLVEVIENFIKTHDNIHAQDNIIALLPGSRKQEILKKLPVMLSLSSEFPEYEFVVAKAPGQPDDFYTPLLAPFPNVSSVRNDTYSLLMKSRGALVTSGTATLETALFGVPEVVCYKGSSISYQIAKRLIKVKYISLVNLIMDRLIVKELIQDDLNISNLRTELKRVLEDGPERNRIKKDYAELKAILQEGGNASAHAAQSICLFMQSVSASSIV; the protein is encoded by the coding sequence ATGAAGTATTATATCATCGCGGGAGAGGCCAGTGGCGACCTTCATGGCAGCAACCTGATCAGGGAAATAAAACAAAGAGATCCCGCTGCGAATATCCGCTGCTGGGGTGGCGACCTGATGTCTGCAGCTGGAGGCATGCTGGTAAAACACTATGCAGAACTGGCATTCATGGGTTTTATTGAAGTAATTGCTAACCTGCGGACCATCTTTAGAAACATTGATTTTTGTAAAGAGGATATCACCAAATTCCAACCGGATGCCATCATTTTCATTGACTATCCCGGATTCAATTTGCGCATAGCGAAATGGGCCAAAGAAAAAAACTATACCACGATCTACTATATATCACCACAAGTATGGGCCTGGAAAGAAAACCGCGTTAAAGCCATTAAACGGGACATTGATAAAATGCTGGTGATATTGCCATTTGAATTGGAATTTTATAAAAAATGGAACTATCCTGTTGAATATGTCGGCCACCCTCTCGTTGAGGTGATTGAAAATTTCATCAAAACACATGACAACATACATGCACAGGATAATATCATAGCCCTCTTACCGGGTAGCCGGAAACAGGAAATCTTAAAAAAACTACCGGTAATGCTTTCGCTTAGCAGTGAATTTCCGGAGTATGAATTTGTAGTAGCTAAAGCACCCGGGCAGCCCGATGATTTTTATACGCCGTTGCTTGCACCTTTTCCAAACGTTTCTTCAGTAAGGAATGATACTTACAGCCTGTTGATGAAATCAAGGGGTGCCCTGGTCACTTCAGGTACTGCAACCCTCGAAACTGCCTTGTTTGGTGTACCAGAAGTGGTTTGCTATAAAGGCAGCAGCATATCTTACCAGATTGCAAAAAGGCTGATTAAGGTGAAATATATTTCATTGGTGAACCTCATTATGGACAGGCTGATCGTGAAGGAATTGATACAGGATGACCTGAATATTTCCAACTTAAGAACCGAATTAAAAAGGGTTCTGGAAGATGGTCCTGAAAGGAACCGGATCAAAAAGGATTATGCCGAACTAAAAGCTATTCTGCAGGAAGGTGGAAATGCATCGGCACATGCTGCACAAAGTATCTGCCTTTTTATGCAGTCAGTATCTGCCAGTTCTATCGTTTGA
- a CDS encoding DUF6728 family protein, which produces MGILRQLAEYLYIKKRNPNAPHSKWISYMHGINRISILMFAAALLFMLVRVLFFKR; this is translated from the coding sequence ATGGGTATCCTGAGGCAGCTGGCTGAGTATTTATATATTAAGAAAAGAAATCCAAACGCCCCGCACAGCAAATGGATAAGTTATATGCATGGCATTAACAGAATTTCCATCCTGATGTTTGCCGCTGCACTACTATTTATGTTAGTGCGGGTATTGTTTTTCAAACGATAG
- a CDS encoding sulfite exporter TauE/SafE family protein, whose translation MVILGYLASLVIGLSLGLIGGGGSILTVPVLVYLFHVNPVIATAYSLFIVGTTSLVGAVPKYRQGDVDLKTALIFGIPSITAVFITRKFIVPAIPHEIFTINSLVVTKPIFMMVLFALLMIVAAIIMLRNQPMANNIPINKTKGNTGLTALQGAMEGSLTGLVGAGGGFLIIPVLVLFSKLPMKKAIGTSLLIIAVKSLIGFTGDLGHTNINWTLLLTVSVLAIAGIFIGNRFSKKVAADQLKKGFGWFVLAMGIYIIIHELFIGSAH comes from the coding sequence ATGGTCATTCTCGGATACCTGGCATCGTTAGTTATTGGATTATCCCTGGGTTTAATCGGGGGGGGTGGCTCCATTCTGACTGTACCTGTACTTGTATATCTGTTTCATGTTAATCCAGTCATCGCAACAGCCTATTCCTTATTCATCGTTGGGACAACCAGTCTCGTTGGTGCTGTTCCAAAATACCGGCAGGGTGATGTTGACCTGAAAACAGCCCTAATTTTTGGTATTCCATCAATTACTGCGGTATTCATTACACGGAAATTTATTGTCCCGGCCATTCCGCATGAAATTTTTACCATCAATAGCCTTGTTGTCACAAAGCCCATTTTTATGATGGTTTTATTTGCCCTTTTAATGATTGTGGCAGCGATCATTATGCTCAGGAACCAGCCAATGGCCAATAATATCCCCATTAACAAAACGAAAGGAAATACTGGTTTAACTGCATTGCAAGGCGCCATGGAAGGCAGTTTGACCGGCTTAGTAGGAGCGGGTGGCGGTTTCCTGATCATACCTGTACTGGTCTTATTTAGTAAACTCCCCATGAAAAAAGCCATTGGCACTTCCCTACTGATCATTGCAGTTAAATCATTGATTGGTTTTACCGGGGACCTTGGACATACCAATATCAACTGGACTTTACTCCTTACTGTTTCAGTACTGGCCATCGCCGGAATTTTTATCGGCAACCGTTTTAGTAAAAAAGTTGCAGCAGACCAGTTAAAAAAAGGTTTCGGATGGTTTGTACTGGCCATGGGAATTTATATAATCATTCATGAATTATTCATTGGCTCAGCCCATTAA
- a CDS encoding phospholipase D-like domain-containing protein — protein sequence MTTYFSRDGYSEHNQVTLIRGGSAYFEQLTTLIRGASLSIHLQMYIINEDETGFAIRRELIEAAKRGVMVFMLVDGYASQQLSLKSISEMKDAGIRFRWFEPLLRSRYFYFGRRLHHKIVVVDAAVALVGGLNIGNRYNDLPGQKAWLDWAVLVHGEVPIKLFYLCQKLWNRSGWGKKKWQRVFLKPAGQMTADQCLVRVRREDWVRRKSEISASYLQMLGAARNEVIIMSSYFLPGRQIRKSLGSATKRGVAVSVITTGKSDVIMAKHAERYLYRWMLRRNIRIYEYQANILHGKISCADEMFTTVGSYNVNFMSAFASIELNLDILDAAFGKAVRAQLEEIKQHECLLITSKEWQQHYHFWERAWQRISYDLIRLAFYLFTFYFRQHKKW from the coding sequence ATGACGACCTATTTTTCCAGGGATGGCTATAGCGAACATAACCAGGTTACCCTGATCAGGGGGGGCAGTGCCTATTTTGAGCAACTGACTACCCTGATCCGTGGTGCAAGCCTGTCGATCCACCTGCAGATGTATATTATTAATGAGGATGAAACCGGTTTTGCCATCCGCCGGGAGCTCATCGAAGCCGCAAAAAGAGGTGTAATGGTCTTTATGCTTGTTGATGGGTATGCTTCACAACAACTTTCGCTAAAAAGTATTTCGGAGATGAAAGACGCGGGAATCCGGTTTCGCTGGTTTGAACCACTTCTCAGGTCCAGGTATTTCTATTTTGGCCGCCGCCTGCACCATAAAATCGTAGTGGTGGATGCTGCCGTGGCTCTGGTTGGCGGGTTGAACATTGGGAACCGCTATAATGACTTGCCCGGACAGAAAGCCTGGCTCGATTGGGCAGTGCTGGTCCATGGGGAAGTACCCATAAAGTTATTCTACCTCTGCCAGAAACTCTGGAATAGGTCTGGCTGGGGAAAGAAAAAATGGCAAAGGGTTTTCCTTAAACCCGCTGGTCAAATGACTGCCGACCAATGTTTGGTAAGGGTTCGAAGGGAAGATTGGGTTCGGCGAAAATCAGAGATTTCAGCCAGTTACCTGCAGATGCTGGGGGCGGCACGGAATGAAGTGATCATCATGTCGAGTTATTTTTTACCAGGCCGGCAAATTCGTAAAAGCCTGGGATCGGCAACCAAAAGGGGGGTTGCCGTTTCGGTGATTACTACGGGGAAGTCTGATGTGATAATGGCCAAGCATGCCGAACGTTATTTATACCGCTGGATGCTGCGCAGGAATATCAGGATTTATGAATATCAGGCTAATATTTTGCACGGTAAAATAAGTTGTGCTGATGAAATGTTTACAACAGTAGGTTCCTATAATGTAAATTTCATGAGTGCTTTTGCCAGTATTGAACTTAACCTGGATATCCTTGATGCTGCGTTTGGGAAGGCTGTACGGGCCCAGTTGGAAGAAATCAAGCAGCATGAATGCCTTCTCATCACTTCAAAAGAATGGCAGCAACACTATCATTTTTGGGAAAGGGCCTGGCAAAGGATTAGCTATGACCTGATCAGGTTAGCATTTTACCTGTTTACTTTTTATTTTCGTCAGCATAAGAAATGGTAG
- a CDS encoding YtxH domain-containing protein produces the protein MSNNTNKILTALAAGIAIGGILGILFAPDKGENTRKKIADNSKKLSDSILDTVKEGKNKISGLKHNLRDRAESLKESVEEFAS, from the coding sequence ATGTCAAACAACACTAACAAAATCTTAACCGCTTTGGCTGCCGGAATTGCTATTGGCGGCATTCTGGGAATTTTATTTGCACCCGATAAGGGAGAGAATACCCGAAAAAAAATCGCTGACAACAGCAAGAAACTATCTGACTCAATATTAGATACCGTGAAGGAAGGAAAAAATAAAATAAGCGGTTTGAAACACAACCTGCGGGACAGGGCAGAATCGCTTAAAGAGTCCGTTGAGGAATTTGCATCCTGA
- a CDS encoding metal-dependent hydrolase → MDSLTHIALGACIGEVFFDKKIGKKALLWGALAQSLPDIDFVAGLWMPVSQELLAHRGFTHSLLFLAIMTPVLSKIANLIHPSLHVSLKKWMVFFGIEMLVHLFLDGFNNYGIGWLEPFSHQRFSFNTIYVADPFFSLWPGIAAVVLLIIPLFSPKRKFWWRFGIWLPFLYLSYCVVNKLKIDHEVKQIFAAQQIPSTRYFTTPAPLNNWLWFVVSGDNQGYYVGFRSIFDRDEKMNFQFFARNDSLLAPISDHKDLQYLKRFSQQFYTVEKWGDTLVFNDLRFGQIIGWHDPREKFVFHYFLQHPKDNNLVVQRGRFAKWDKEVALSLWRRLRGN, encoded by the coding sequence ATGGACTCCTTAACACATATTGCCCTTGGCGCTTGTATCGGGGAAGTGTTTTTCGATAAAAAAATCGGGAAAAAGGCTTTGTTGTGGGGCGCTCTGGCACAAAGCTTACCGGATATTGATTTTGTGGCCGGGTTATGGATGCCGGTATCGCAGGAATTACTGGCTCACCGGGGATTTACACATTCTCTTTTATTCCTGGCGATAATGACGCCGGTACTTTCAAAAATTGCCAATCTCATTCATCCTTCTTTGCACGTGTCCCTGAAGAAATGGATGGTCTTTTTTGGAATTGAAATGTTGGTACATTTATTCCTCGACGGGTTCAATAATTATGGAATTGGCTGGCTGGAACCCTTTAGCCACCAACGTTTTTCATTTAATACCATTTATGTAGCGGACCCATTTTTTTCGCTTTGGCCAGGTATAGCCGCAGTCGTATTACTTATAATACCGCTGTTTAGTCCAAAACGTAAATTCTGGTGGCGCTTTGGAATATGGTTGCCTTTTTTGTACCTGTCTTATTGCGTGGTGAACAAATTAAAGATCGACCATGAGGTAAAACAAATTTTTGCAGCGCAGCAAATTCCCTCGACCAGGTATTTCACAACCCCTGCTCCTTTAAATAACTGGCTCTGGTTTGTAGTAAGTGGTGATAACCAGGGATATTATGTCGGGTTCCGGTCAATATTTGATCGTGATGAAAAAATGAACTTCCAGTTTTTTGCAAGGAATGACAGTTTATTGGCGCCCATCAGCGATCATAAAGACCTTCAATATCTTAAAAGATTTTCACAGCAATTTTATACGGTTGAAAAATGGGGCGATACCCTGGTGTTCAATGACCTTCGTTTCGGGCAAATTATAGGTTGGCATGATCCCCGTGAGAAATTTGTTTTTCATTATTTCCTGCAGCACCCCAAGGATAATAATTTAGTGGTACAGCGTGGCAGGTTTGCCAAATGGGATAAGGAAGTGGCATTGTCCTTATGGAGACGGCTTAGGGGAAACTAA
- a CDS encoding VOC family protein encodes MQYIPMAQPGAFYVCVELADDAYEKVFLAGTNTIMPTEGQPHGRICVALDPFGNTGWITSF; translated from the coding sequence TTGCAATACATCCCAATGGCCCAGCCTGGTGCATTCTATGTGTGCGTTGAGCTTGCAGATGATGCCTATGAAAAAGTCTTTTTGGCAGGCACTAACACCATCATGCCGACGGAAGGCCAGCCTCATGGCCGCATTTGTGTCGCACTTGATCCTTTCGGCAATACCGGGTGGATCACTTCCTTTTAA